Proteins encoded by one window of Desulfobacterales bacterium:
- a CDS encoding response regulator yields MDKVLIAEDDRIHLKRMSKVLGKYNDKFEVVEAVDGQEAIDILKEQPVSVLVTDIQMPRVDGLVLLAYVNEHHPNLPCLVMTAYGTPQMKAKLPKDLLRFFHKPFIIEDLARAVIDILGQNVSDEAFHGISLESFLHIIEMEQISCMLEMESSAKTPGVMYFKNGILYDAVCKNLKGEPAALELIPQKMETFRFKILPAKDGVRRIQTSLTDLFHKALTKEST; encoded by the coding sequence ATGGATAAAGTTCTGATTGCTGAAGATGACCGTATTCATCTAAAACGAATGTCAAAGGTTTTGGGTAAATACAACGATAAGTTTGAAGTCGTTGAAGCGGTGGACGGGCAGGAAGCCATCGACATCCTAAAAGAGCAGCCGGTTTCCGTGCTCGTGACCGATATCCAGATGCCCCGGGTCGACGGACTGGTTCTGCTGGCATATGTGAATGAACACCACCCCAATCTCCCCTGCCTGGTCATGACCGCCTACGGCACGCCGCAAATGAAGGCAAAGCTGCCAAAAGACCTCCTGCGTTTTTTCCACAAACCGTTTATCATCGAAGACCTTGCCCGTGCTGTTATTGATATCCTGGGGCAAAATGTCAGCGATGAGGCTTTCCATGGAATTTCTCTTGAGAGTTTTCTTCACATCATTGAAATGGAGCAGATTTCATGCATGCTTGAAATGGAGTCGTCTGCAAAGACCCCGGGGGTGATGTACTTTAAAAACGGCATTTTGTATGATGCAGTATGTAAAAATCTGAAAGGCGAACCAGCGGCGCTCGAACTGATCCCCCAAAAAATGGAAACTTTTCGCTTTAAGATTTTGCCGGCAAAGGATGGTGTTAGAAGAATCCAGACAAGTTTAACAGATTTGTTTCATAAAGCGCTGACGAAGGAAAGCACTTAG